GTTTTCACAGCAGGATTCCACTTGATCCTTGATCCCATCTTTTCATAATCAGCATCTGAAAACCAGAGATGATGCACACATACTTCCGCCGTGATCTTTTTCCCATCTAATGGTTTCGCATCAAAAAGGCTAAGTTCACGGGCAGTAGAAAGATGCAATACATGCAATTTCGAACCATATTTATCTGCCAACTCCACAGCATGTGCCGACGACTGATAACATGCTTCCGCACTTCGGATCAGCGGATGGTATTGAATAGGGATAAAATCTCCAAATTCTTTTTTATAGATATCGATATTTTTTCGGATAATCTCCTCTTTTTCACAATGTGTGGCGATCAGCGTATCAACTTCAGCAAAGATCCGTCGCAGGGCCTTATCATTATCCACCAGCATATTTCCGGTAGAAGAACCCATAAAGACCTTCACTCCACATACCTGCTTCAGGTCTGCCTTTTTCAGTTCCTCCATATTATCATTGGTTGCCCCAAGATAAAATGAAAAGTTTACGACCGATTTTCCGGCAGCCATCTCCATCTTCCGGCAGAGGGCATCCCATGTGACCGTCTGAGGGTTGGTATTGGGCATTTCCATATAGGATGTCACTCCACCTGCTACCGCTGCCCTGCTTTCGGTATGGATATCCCCTTTGTGTGTCAATCCCGGATCCCGAAAATGGACCTGATCATCAATCACACCGGGCATCAGCCATAAACCACGTGCATCAATCACCTGCCGGCAGGTATTCAGCACAGCTTCGGGCACGTCCCCCTTGAAAATACGGGAAATCCTCTCCCCTTCCAGAAGCAGCGATCCTGTAAAGCTGTTTCCCTCATTAATTATCGTCGCTTTATGAATAAGAATCATGTCAAGCTGTTGAATTGTTGAATTGTTGATCAACCCGGTCATTTTTCAGGGTGGGGTTTTATTTTACCGGTTGCCTTACGTCGTCGGAGGTCGATCAC
This window of the Proteiniphilum saccharofermentans genome carries:
- a CDS encoding dihydroorotase, whose amino-acid sequence is MILIHKATIINEGNSFTGSLLLEGERISRIFKGDVPEAVLNTCRQVIDARGLWLMPGVIDDQVHFRDPGLTHKGDIHTESRAAVAGGVTSYMEMPNTNPQTVTWDALCRKMEMAAGKSVVNFSFYLGATNDNMEELKKADLKQVCGVKVFMGSSTGNMLVDNDKALRRIFAEVDTLIATHCEKEEIIRKNIDIYKKEFGDFIPIQYHPLIRSAEACYQSSAHAVELADKYGSKLHVLHLSTARELSLFDAKPLDGKKITAEVCVHHLWFSDADYEKMGSRIKWNPAVKTAEDREALREGLKTGKLDVVATDHAPHLLSEKEGGVLQAASGGPLVQHSLQVMFELMKKGLYNKELVVEKMCHAPAQLFQVRERGFIREGYYADLVLVDPFKPYTVTPENLFYKCGWSPFEGNTFSCSIHTTFVNGNIVYQNGSLTENVLGKALEFNK